A region of the Candidatus Moraniibacteriota bacterium genome:
AAAAGCATCATGCCCCATTATATTAAGCTCATCTTTTACTTCCAACATCTTATCAGTAAATTGCATCGAACCAATTATTCCTATCTTCATATAATTTATTTTCGCACCCTTTTTATATCTGCACCTAATTTTTGTAACCTTTCTTCAATCCTCTCATATCCTCTATCTACTTGGTATATTTCTTCTATTGTAGTTGTACCTTCAGCACAGAGCGCGGCTATAATTAATGAAGCTCCGGCTCTCAAATCAAAACTTTTTATAGCACTTCCCCGCAAATGAGCTGGACCATAAATAACAGCTTGATGGGGATTAAGTATTCTAGACCGTGCTCCCATTTTTTCCAATTCCGTCAAATAATTAAAACGTCCTTCAAATAAAGTATCAAAAATCATAGTCTCTCCGTCTGCTTGTGAAGCCAAAACACCTATTGGAGCTTGTATATCACTTGGTATACCAGGATATATGCGAGCATCTATTTTTTCAATTGCTTTCAATTTATCTGATGGTATAACTTCTATTGAATTATTTTCTATTTTAAAATCTGCTCCGAATTCCCTGAGTTTTTCCAAAACCAAATCCAAGTTCTCTTCCTTAGCATTTTTTACTTTTATAGGACTTTTTGTTGCTACACCCATAATAATGAATGTCGCCGCTTCATTTGCATCTGGAATAATTTTATGATCAGCGCCATGAAGTTTTTTACTGCCTATAATTTCTAATGTATGCGTTCCTAATCCTTTAATTTCAGCACCCATAGAAACCAAGAATTTCCCAAGATCTTCGACATGCGGCTCCTGAGCAGCAATTTTTATAATTGTTTTCCCAGGTA
Encoded here:
- the murA gene encoding UDP-N-acetylglucosamine 1-carboxyvinyltransferase, whose translation is MYTKSMDYFEIKGGKRLSGSIDVRGSKNATTPILAATLLTNEPCTISNVPLIEDVFRMVEILKGIGASIDWVEERTLKICSKDIDPAHLDDSLVKKLRSSILLLGSLSARFDFFSFHHPGGCVIGKRPVGTHFDVLEKMGVHITNINEKTYKIDARNRKSANIVLKEFSVTATENAMMLAASLPGKTIIKIAAQEPHVEDLGKFLVSMGAEIKGLGTHTLEIIGSKKLHGADHKIIPDANEAATFIIMGVATKSPIKVKNAKEENLDLVLEKLREFGADFKIENNSIEVIPSDKLKAIEKIDARIYPGIPSDIQAPIGVLASQADGETMIFDTLFEGRFNYLTELEKMGARSRILNPHQAVIYGPAHLRGSAIKSFDLRAGASLIIAALCAEGTTTIEEIYQVDRGYERIEERLQKLGADIKRVRK